One Salmo salar chromosome ssa01, Ssal_v3.1, whole genome shotgun sequence DNA window includes the following coding sequences:
- the LOC106564465 gene encoding C3a anaphylatoxin chemotactic receptor produces the protein MEDFDYKEYGEDYTADNETYENTSVSGSVTFNHPRSFSVETGINILISLLGLSGNAIVIWISGFKMRTSVNTTWYLSLAISDFLFCVCLPFNIVYMVTSHWPFGLVMCKLTSSTMFLNMFSSVFLLVLISVDRCVSITFPVWAQNNRTIPRASGVVVLVWALSAALTVPSLVHRQIKTHGADTLCYTDYQSGHKAVALSRFVCGFVIPLLIIVFCYSVIFVQLRSRPMKSTKPVKVMTVLIVSFFVCWVPYHTFVLLEVNLGNHSLEMLYTWLKVGSTMAAANSFLNPILYVLMGHDFRQTLKRSVLWKIENAMAEDGRTGGRNLSKSGSFESKAFTHV, from the coding sequence ATGGAGGATTTTGACTATAAAGAATATGGAGAAGATTATACTGCTGACAATGAAACATATGAAAACACCTCTGTGagtggctcagtgactttcaaccatCCCAGGTCCTTTTCAGTGGAAACTGGAATCAATATCCTTATATCACTACTGGGTCTCAGTGGAAATGCTATAGTAATTTGGATCTCTGGCTTCAAGATGAGGACATCGGTCAACACCACTTGGTACCTCAGTCTGGCCATCTCAGACTTTctgttctgtgtctgtctgcccttTAACATTGTATACATGGTCACCTCACACTGGCCCTTTGGGCTGGTTATGTGTAAGCTGACTTCCTCCACTATGTTCCTCAACATGTTCAGCAGCGTCTTCCTGCTGGTTCTGATCAGTGTTGACCGCTGCGTGTCAATCACTTTTCCTGTCTGGGCTCAGAACAACCGGACCATTCCCAGAGCATCCGGAGTGGTCGTCCTTGTGTGGGCCCTCTCTGCTGCCCTGACTGTACCCTCACTGGTCCACCGCCAGATCAAAACACATGGGGCTGATACACTGTGCTATACTGATTATCAGTCTGGGCACAAGGCAGTGGCTCTAAGTCGATTTGTCTGTGGCTTTGTGATTCCTCTTTTGATTATAGTCTTCTGCTACTCAGTTATCTTTGTGCAGCTCAGGAGTCGCCCCATGAAATCCACTAAACCTGTCAAGGTAATGACTGTCCTCATTGTGTCCTTCTTCGTTTGCTGGGTGCCCTATCACACctttgtcctgttggaggtgAACTTGGGCAACCACAGTCTTGAGATGCTCTACACTTGGCTGAAGGTGGGCAGCACAATGGCTGCAGCAAACAGTTTCCTTAACCCCATACTGTATGTGTTAATGGGTCATGACTTTCGGCAAACCCTAAAGAGGTCTGTTCTGTGGAAGATAGAAAATGCAATGGCAGAAGATGGGCGTACAGGTGGACGTAACCTCTCAAAGTCTGGGTCTTTTGAGAGTAAAGCTTTCACACACGTCTGA